In Ignavibacteriales bacterium, a single window of DNA contains:
- a CDS encoding radical SAM protein gives MNYYKFKTPEKFYLYDVHTNHILRMEQSLWQHIGSRVNKSIHIEDDVDEELLVKIRDLQNNYGILPKKPPPSEIQNPICDDHMIDHLSSKLQYLTLNVTEQCNFRCVYCAYGDCYQSKRKHSTIHMSWRVAKKAVDFFLERSIQARDISVGFYGGEPLIVYNLIRRTVKYIQSRTSRDISYHLTTNGSLLTEKIIKFLIEHKFTINISLDGPEHIHDRYRLTVGQHPTYEKIIENIKLIQSIDMIYYRKKVGFLPTMAPPYDLFAIVNYFADEEIFTNGTLRFSLVNEYDTTFYSRFNMKQMSRIYSKQIVILKKKYISFFRNPPDNTSDQRMFTVLTKFFSGSYIRLHHRPLLPLSGTCYPNGICIPGMRKIFITINGDICMCEKLENAWVIGNIYDGFNIQNISELINRYVKICSSQRCEKCWARRICDLCFTSMFNGNQVSPERKHSDCVIKKRSLASYIREYCYIMEKNPEAFKGTKISG, from the coding sequence ATGAATTACTATAAATTCAAAACCCCTGAAAAGTTTTATCTTTATGACGTACATACAAATCATATTCTTAGAATGGAGCAATCACTCTGGCAACATATTGGTAGTAGGGTAAATAAGTCAATTCATATTGAAGATGACGTGGATGAGGAATTATTAGTAAAAATTCGAGATCTGCAAAATAATTACGGCATTTTACCTAAAAAACCACCCCCATCTGAGATTCAAAATCCTATCTGCGATGATCACATGATTGATCATTTAAGTTCAAAACTTCAATATCTGACCCTCAATGTGACTGAACAATGTAATTTTCGCTGTGTATATTGTGCTTATGGTGATTGTTATCAATCAAAACGTAAACACTCCACTATACACATGTCCTGGCGGGTTGCAAAAAAAGCAGTTGATTTCTTTCTGGAGAGAAGTATTCAAGCTCGCGACATATCAGTCGGTTTCTATGGTGGGGAGCCGTTGATTGTATACAATTTGATTCGCAGAACGGTAAAATACATTCAATCAAGAACGTCAAGGGATATATCCTACCACCTCACTACGAATGGTAGCCTTTTGACTGAGAAAATAATTAAGTTTCTGATTGAACATAAATTTACAATCAATATTAGTCTCGACGGTCCAGAGCATATCCATGATAGATATCGATTAACGGTAGGTCAGCATCCAACCTATGAGAAAATTATTGAAAACATCAAGCTTATTCAATCTATTGATATGATATATTATCGGAAAAAAGTGGGGTTCCTTCCCACAATGGCACCACCTTACGACTTATTTGCAATTGTGAATTATTTTGCAGATGAAGAAATATTTACAAATGGAACCTTGAGATTTAGTCTGGTAAACGAATATGATACAACTTTTTATTCTAGATTTAATATGAAACAAATGTCGAGGATTTATTCGAAACAAATCGTAATATTGAAGAAAAAATATATTTCATTTTTTAGGAATCCACCTGATAATACTTCGGATCAAAGAATGTTCACGGTTCTAACAAAATTTTTTTCAGGTTCATATATTCGACTTCATCATCGACCGCTTCTTCCTTTAAGTGGTACGTGTTATCCTAATGGTATTTGTATACCTGGAATGAGAAAAATATTTATTACAATTAATGGTGATATTTGTATGTGTGAAAAGCTAGAGAATGCATGGGTGATCGGAAATATTTATGATGGTTTCAATATCCAGAACATATCTGAGCTAATCAATCGCTATGTCAAAATCTGTTCTTCACAACGTTGCGAAAAATGCTGGGCGAGACGTATATGTGATCTATGCTTTACTAGTATGTTCAATGGCAACCAGGTATCTCCTGAACGTAAGCATTCAGACTGCGTAATTAAAAAGAGATCCCTTGCCAGTTACATTAGAGAATATTGTTATATAATGGAAAAAAATCCTGAAGCGTTTAAAGGCACTAAGATATCAGGATAA
- a CDS encoding ABC transporter ATP-binding protein — protein MIQAINLTKQYEDGLVALNNLNLDVQPGQIYALLGANGAGKTTTINLFFNFIEPTSGTAIINGIDCTKNPLDAKKHAAYVSENVMLYGNFTARQNLDFFTKLAGRKDLKKEDYHLVLKEVGLPERAFEQRVKTFSKGMRQKLGIAIAILKQAPALLLDEPTSGLDPLAASDFLKLLLHLKTEGKAMLMSTHDIFRAKEIADKIGIMKEGVLIIEKTKKDLENEDLEELYLKYME, from the coding sequence ATGATTCAAGCAATTAATCTCACTAAGCAATACGAGGATGGTTTAGTTGCCCTCAACAATCTGAACCTCGATGTTCAGCCCGGGCAAATATATGCCCTACTTGGTGCTAACGGTGCCGGTAAGACAACCACTATCAATCTTTTCTTCAACTTCATAGAACCAACAAGTGGTACTGCGATTATAAACGGCATTGACTGTACAAAGAATCCGCTCGATGCTAAGAAACATGCTGCATATGTCTCTGAAAATGTAATGCTATACGGTAACTTCACTGCACGGCAGAACCTCGACTTTTTCACAAAGCTTGCAGGTCGGAAAGATTTGAAAAAAGAAGATTACCATTTGGTACTGAAAGAAGTCGGTTTGCCAGAGCGTGCATTTGAGCAGCGCGTAAAAACATTTTCAAAGGGTATGCGTCAAAAGCTTGGTATCGCTATTGCAATATTAAAACAAGCACCAGCTCTTCTACTCGATGAACCCACATCGGGTCTCGATCCGTTAGCTGCATCAGATTTTCTAAAACTGTTGTTGCATTTAAAAACTGAAGGCAAAGCGATGCTGATGTCAACACATGATATCTTTCGCGCCAAGGAGATTGCCGACAAGATTGGAATAATGAAGGAGGGTGTTCTTATTATTGAAAAAACAAAAAAAGATTTGGAGAATGAGGATTTAGAAGAGCTATATCTGAAATATATGGAGTAA
- a CDS encoding ATP-binding protein, translating into MRLDMIQIMVFERLGLHRRNATQGCPCGYFTDPAKECTCNSLQIQKYMAKISGPLLDRIDLHIDVPAVKYKELASKDTSESSQKIRERVVQAREVQMRRFVDRKGMYCNADLQSKDMQNYCKLDSAGEELLKMAITKLGLSARAYDRILKVGRTIADLTSSPDIKPEHISEAIQYRSLDRNLWLT; encoded by the coding sequence ATGAGATTGGATATGATTCAGATAATGGTTTTTGAGCGGTTAGGGTTACATCGCAGAAATGCAACGCAGGGATGCCCATGCGGTTACTTCACCGATCCTGCAAAAGAATGCACTTGTAATTCACTTCAAATCCAAAAATACATGGCAAAGATATCTGGTCCACTTCTCGATAGGATTGACCTTCACATCGATGTCCCTGCCGTGAAGTATAAAGAATTAGCAAGCAAAGATACGAGCGAATCATCACAGAAAATTCGAGAGCGAGTTGTGCAGGCACGTGAAGTCCAGATGAGACGATTCGTGGACCGAAAAGGAATGTACTGCAATGCTGATTTGCAATCGAAGGATATGCAAAATTATTGTAAGCTCGATTCCGCAGGAGAAGAGCTGTTAAAAATGGCGATTACTAAATTAGGATTATCCGCTCGCGCCTATGATAGAATTCTAAAAGTCGGACGCACTATCGCAGACCTTACCTCGTCGCCCGATATCAAACCGGAGCATATCAGTGAGGCGATTCAATATAGGAGTTTGGATAGAAATTTGTGGCTTACATGA
- a CDS encoding ABC transporter permease subunit produces MITTLILNEIKHNLLSLRFVIGLLFVLIVYTGGSFIFSKKYLNEKVKDSRNQLIYQSNLETSQQGLEKLYEEGILLVKFQELSSYFTSGNESRFPKAFVIAPNAPQGASASGGMIVGGSGKNYKIENYTDFDLTFIIGIVLSFFAIVLTFDSVSRDREEGTLKQQLSNAVPRVQILLGKFVAILVLLLLAVFIGSLFSIIIFQIVIGQNVLISFPLETLLTGVLSTIYLSMFILLGLWISSSVAKSSTSLALLLVSWVILVILSPYIGGMIVQQYYPVESKQVYDEKWHSLLSTTSSETPQEYYECIQGRDNEENWKVVERYLNQRNNAFEQFITQRFMELTNQAIKAESFNLFSPYGAFKQSMERFANTGLSYHKKFFQRARQYRSQLVQFIYDQDKLDQLSRHRIDLNPKIRSMSNKPVDPAIVPRFIAPSRHVSSIDIVQSLKSICYLIILNIFFFILALFQFLRMDVRQ; encoded by the coding sequence ATGATAACAACATTAATTCTCAACGAAATCAAACATAATCTTCTAAGTCTGCGTTTTGTGATAGGTCTTCTTTTCGTTCTAATTGTATACACAGGAGGAAGCTTCATTTTCTCCAAGAAGTATCTAAATGAAAAGGTGAAGGACAGCCGTAACCAATTGATATATCAATCGAATTTGGAAACCTCGCAGCAAGGTTTAGAAAAACTATACGAGGAAGGAATTTTGCTCGTGAAGTTTCAGGAACTCTCTAGTTATTTCACGTCAGGTAATGAATCTCGCTTCCCGAAAGCTTTTGTTATTGCTCCCAATGCACCCCAAGGAGCTTCAGCATCAGGTGGTATGATTGTGGGTGGTTCCGGTAAAAACTACAAAATAGAAAACTACACAGACTTCGATCTCACTTTCATTATTGGGATCGTGTTGAGTTTCTTCGCTATCGTTCTTACCTTCGACTCCGTCTCACGTGATCGTGAAGAGGGAACACTGAAGCAACAACTTTCAAACGCAGTACCTCGTGTACAGATACTTCTTGGCAAGTTCGTTGCCATACTTGTTCTACTGCTTCTCGCTGTCTTCATCGGTTCACTTTTTAGTATCATAATCTTCCAGATTGTTATTGGTCAAAATGTGCTTATATCGTTCCCTCTTGAAACGTTATTAACTGGTGTTCTATCAACCATCTATTTATCTATGTTCATCTTGTTAGGGTTATGGATTTCTTCGAGTGTTGCCAAGTCATCAACGAGTTTGGCATTGCTACTAGTGTCCTGGGTAATTCTTGTTATCTTAAGTCCTTATATCGGTGGTATGATCGTACAGCAGTACTACCCGGTTGAATCAAAACAAGTATATGATGAAAAATGGCACTCTCTTCTAAGCACTACATCGAGTGAAACACCACAAGAATATTATGAATGCATTCAAGGAAGAGATAATGAGGAGAATTGGAAAGTTGTCGAACGATATCTTAATCAGCGAAATAATGCATTCGAACAATTTATTACTCAGCGATTCATGGAACTCACGAATCAAGCAATCAAAGCAGAATCGTTCAATTTGTTTTCACCCTATGGAGCATTTAAGCAATCAATGGAACGGTTTGCTAATACTGGTTTATCATACCATAAAAAATTCTTTCAGAGAGCTAGGCAGTATCGATCTCAATTGGTTCAATTTATTTATGACCAGGATAAACTTGATCAACTAAGCAGGCATCGCATTGATCTAAATCCGAAAATTAGATCAATGTCTAATAAACCAGTTGACCCAGCTATAGTACCACGATTTATTGCCCCATCACGACATGTAAGCAGTATAGATATTGTGCAATCGTTGAAGTCTATCTGCTATTTAATAATTCTTAACATTTTTTTCTTTATTCTTGCTCTTTTCCAATTCTTGAGAATGGATGTGCGACAATGA
- a CDS encoding helix-turn-helix domain-containing protein, whose amino-acid sequence MTIGEHLRKRRLDLKLFQKDIAKILGVTTDTVTNWEKNRSNPTLKVMPIIINFLCYNPLEGNVETIRGKIKQYRWKRGLSIKALANILKIDPSTLARWERSKVEPRGMVKKRINSLFKNLTG is encoded by the coding sequence ATGACGATCGGTGAGCATCTTAGGAAGAGGCGTCTCGATCTTAAACTCTTCCAAAAGGACATTGCAAAAATACTAGGGGTAACTACTGATACTGTTACAAACTGGGAGAAGAACAGAAGTAACCCGACATTGAAAGTAATGCCTATAATCATAAATTTCCTTTGCTATAATCCATTGGAAGGTAATGTAGAAACTATTAGGGGAAAAATCAAGCAATATCGATGGAAACGAGGTCTAAGTATAAAGGCTCTCGCTAATATATTGAAAATTGATCCATCAACGCTTGCGAGGTGGGAGAGAAGCAAAGTTGAGCCACGTGGAATGGTCAAAAAGCGTATAAATTCACTTTTTAAGAACTTAACTGGATGA
- a CDS encoding ABC transporter permease subunit: protein MIWTIAKKEFLEKILDFRVVISFIIAIALILVATIVASGDYHAKKVEYDKLLTESQSILSSIKVYSQYKPVVYLPPSPLSVFSRGIDIPTPITVNIEINEVPLYKPREAGLNPMMSIFDSLDIATVARVLFSLLVILLTFDSFSGEKEQGTLRLALSNPVARMNILYGKFIGTIMIISFVVFLTYILTIIMVRVFSGIPIESGSYLRVLLMAIATIFYLALLGALGIIASLKFNHSSTSLAVLLLLWFFLAILQPNLNTYIVTEFENKQWLQNAQSVFTDDNCGAMKELEQLQQQYGSLFEDPTKRVYYSALGYSTVIGWGNIRIRPIITDATYDILEYGMQQIRIYRKLGNCAEKEFDLYKNHFITNLNKQLKWKRTLELLSPAAMYSRTIAILSQSDIDNVDDFFEQARQYRTQYLTYLDQKGIFSNNAYLYFSRLSKDQINRKATEQRMALYMQNPNLVPYINDQPPLDMRDAPIFNAQQSNITTDFSKAVGSFVPTLFYFAILFFMSGKSMKSYDLR from the coding sequence ATGATTTGGACAATAGCTAAAAAAGAGTTCCTCGAAAAAATACTTGATTTTCGAGTAGTCATCTCGTTTATCATTGCGATAGCACTGATTCTAGTGGCAACTATAGTTGCCAGTGGCGATTATCACGCAAAAAAGGTAGAATATGACAAGCTGCTGACGGAGAGTCAATCTATCTTGAGTAGCATTAAAGTCTATTCACAATATAAGCCGGTTGTTTACCTTCCTCCATCTCCTCTCAGTGTCTTTAGTCGCGGAATCGATATACCGACACCGATAACTGTGAACATTGAAATCAACGAAGTACCTTTGTACAAACCAAGAGAAGCTGGTTTGAATCCGATGATGAGCATATTCGATTCACTTGATATTGCAACTGTTGCACGGGTTCTATTTAGCTTACTCGTAATTCTGTTAACGTTCGATTCTTTCTCGGGTGAGAAAGAACAGGGAACACTACGACTGGCACTTTCCAATCCAGTCGCACGGATGAATATACTTTACGGTAAATTCATTGGCACAATAATGATCATCTCATTTGTAGTCTTCTTAACTTACATACTGACTATTATCATGGTCCGTGTATTTTCTGGTATACCAATTGAATCTGGTTCTTATTTACGCGTACTTCTAATGGCTATTGCCACGATTTTTTATCTAGCTCTTTTGGGAGCACTTGGTATTATTGCATCTCTCAAATTTAACCATTCATCAACATCCCTCGCAGTTTTATTGTTACTCTGGTTTTTTCTAGCTATTCTGCAACCGAATCTCAATACCTACATTGTGACAGAATTTGAAAATAAACAATGGCTGCAAAACGCACAATCCGTATTTACCGATGATAACTGCGGAGCTATGAAGGAACTGGAACAACTCCAACAGCAGTACGGTAGTCTATTTGAGGATCCAACGAAACGCGTATACTATTCTGCACTTGGATACAGCACGGTGATTGGTTGGGGTAATATTAGAATTCGTCCCATTATCACAGACGCAACATATGATATCCTCGAATACGGGATGCAACAGATTCGTATTTATCGTAAACTCGGCAATTGTGCTGAAAAGGAGTTCGATCTTTACAAGAATCATTTTATCACCAATCTCAATAAACAACTTAAATGGAAACGAACGTTAGAACTTCTTTCTCCTGCTGCAATGTATTCGCGTACTATTGCGATTCTCTCCCAAAGTGACATTGATAATGTTGACGACTTCTTCGAGCAAGCTCGACAGTACCGAACACAATATCTTACTTATCTTGACCAAAAAGGTATATTCTCAAACAACGCTTACCTGTATTTCAGCCGTTTAAGCAAAGATCAAATCAACCGAAAGGCAACAGAACAGCGAATGGCGCTATATATGCAAAATCCGAATTTGGTTCCATATATCAATGATCAACCACCACTCGATATGAGAGATGCACCGATATTCAATGCTCAGCAATCAAACATCACAACTGATTTCTCCAAAGCAGTTGGGAGCTTTGTACCAACCCTATTTTATTTTGCTATCCTTTTCTTCATGTCTGGTAAAAGTATGAAATCTTACGATCTACGATAG